The following coding sequences lie in one Sporomusaceae bacterium FL31 genomic window:
- a CDS encoding tagatose-6-phosphate kinase, protein MKFGIVGPISKDQVVWPNGETVSKFGAVVYSATVLARLLEGTQDHVICLSHVSPNDLDQVAVLLDHPHIELTGVSHAAQTGTAIELRYIDEHERTSCQTQIMTPVSDSDFNSLIECEYVILMPLNDTDISLEQLQQFRLKCNAAIFLDVHGLITGVDQTGQRFKKYWQNAKQWLACIDILKMNEKEASWAAGRFLKRYDDYLQYALSVVHEGLTACWITFGDQSSLIAWQRQGRMFWAAVPVTNVGRIIDTIGCGDSASAGFIYAYARMHSPLIGVVMGNMLGSVKASILESSEFPSKPEVRDMIYHHYRDYFHQLVDEFLSQEHFIVHEVEEEPAHESSLYSTNGHRYNNRPDHSRGSYRQGTSTPWS, encoded by the coding sequence ATGAAATTTGGCATTGTAGGACCGATTTCGAAAGATCAAGTTGTCTGGCCAAATGGAGAAACGGTCTCAAAGTTCGGTGCTGTTGTTTATAGTGCAACGGTATTGGCCAGATTGTTGGAAGGAACTCAAGATCATGTAATCTGCTTGTCTCATGTTTCACCAAATGATTTAGACCAAGTGGCTGTGCTGCTTGATCATCCCCATATTGAGCTAACAGGCGTTAGCCATGCAGCGCAAACGGGTACTGCGATTGAGCTTCGCTATATTGACGAACATGAGCGGACTAGTTGTCAGACACAAATCATGACACCTGTTTCGGACAGCGACTTCAACTCATTGATCGAGTGCGAGTATGTGATTCTGATGCCGCTGAATGATACCGATATTTCACTTGAACAGTTACAGCAGTTTCGTTTGAAATGTAACGCCGCCATTTTTTTGGACGTTCATGGGCTTATCACCGGAGTGGATCAAACGGGGCAGCGGTTTAAGAAATATTGGCAGAATGCTAAGCAATGGCTTGCTTGTATTGACATTCTCAAAATGAACGAAAAGGAAGCATCCTGGGCTGCCGGACGGTTTCTTAAACGCTATGATGACTATCTGCAGTATGCCCTTAGTGTGGTACATGAAGGGTTAACTGCCTGCTGGATTACCTTTGGTGATCAGTCATCCTTGATTGCCTGGCAAAGGCAAGGCCGCATGTTTTGGGCCGCTGTTCCAGTCACGAACGTGGGCCGAATTATCGATACAATAGGCTGCGGGGATTCTGCCTCGGCTGGTTTTATCTATGCCTATGCCAGAATGCATAGTCCACTGATTGGTGTAGTGATGGGGAATATGCTGGGGTCGGTAAAGGCTTCCATCCTTGAAAGCAGTGAGTTCCCGAGCAAACCGGAAGTGCGAGATATGATTTATCATCATTACCGGGACTATTTTCATCAATTAGTGGATGAATTTTTGTCACAAGAACATTTTATTGTTCATGAAGTAGAGGAGGAGCCAGCACATGAAAGTTCTCTGTACAGCACAAATGGGCACAGGTACAATAATAGGCCAGACCATTCGCGTGGTAGCTATCGCCAAGGAACTTCAACGCCGTGGTCATGA
- a CDS encoding NAD(P)-dependent oxidoreductase: MYPKYCYYSKTTKCQEQAIVFPPQHQDVQPGLEYLMEPLPISENPEYLGSGKLAGKVAIITGGDSGIGRAVAIAFAKEGADVVIVYLYEHRDAQYTQSRIEELGQRCLAIAGDLRNAVVSQQVVGQTMKVFGQLDILVNNHGVQFPQCSIMDISDQQLDDTFRTNIFAFFYMIKAALPYMGPGSTIINTASVTAYAGNQYLIDYSATKGAIVSFTRSLSLSLAEAQIRVNAVAPGPIWTPLQPASWPADYITTFGTDTPMKRPGQPFELAPTYVYLASQDSGFVSGQVLHVNGGVMTET; this comes from the coding sequence ATGTATCCTAAATATTGCTACTATAGCAAAACAACAAAATGCCAGGAACAGGCAATTGTTTTTCCGCCACAGCATCAGGATGTTCAGCCTGGTCTGGAATATTTGATGGAACCGCTGCCAATCTCAGAAAATCCTGAATATCTGGGCAGTGGTAAATTGGCGGGAAAAGTTGCTATTATAACAGGTGGTGACAGCGGGATTGGGCGCGCTGTAGCAATTGCTTTTGCCAAAGAAGGCGCTGATGTAGTCATTGTCTACTTATATGAGCACCGTGATGCGCAATATACCCAGTCGCGCATTGAAGAATTAGGACAGCGATGTTTGGCGATCGCAGGTGATCTGCGGAATGCAGTCGTATCGCAGCAGGTGGTTGGGCAAACCATGAAAGTCTTTGGGCAATTGGACATACTTGTCAATAATCATGGGGTGCAATTTCCACAATGCAGTATTATGGATATTTCTGATCAACAGCTTGATGATACATTTCGCACTAATATTTTTGCATTTTTTTATATGATAAAAGCTGCGTTGCCTTATATGGGACCTGGCAGTACAATTATTAATACCGCTTCAGTCACGGCGTATGCCGGCAATCAGTATCTTATCGACTATTCTGCAACCAAAGGGGCTATTGTTAGTTTTACGCGCTCGTTATCTTTATCGCTGGCCGAAGCTCAAATTCGGGTTAATGCGGTTGCACCAGGGCCAATCTGGACACCTCTGCAGCCAGCTAGCTGGCCTGCTGACTATATTACAACTTTTGGAACTGATACGCCAATGAAAAGGCCTGGACAACCTTTTGAGTTGGCTCCAACTTATGTCTATCTCGCCTCACAGGACTCAGGCTTTGTTTCAGGTCAAGTCTTGCACGTGAACGGCGGGGTGATGACCGAAACCTAA
- a CDS encoding chemotaxis protein CheW has translation MIEEQVVIFRIQEEEYAIPMDAIKGILTPCEIITTPDAPDYLEGIIRKDGQIIPVIRLSAKFGLVGHKPEVCHVILAQIGSQEIGIAADGIIENFCLSATCLDASTRGRSYLGSCIRGLGEIGNGNRVIILLDIAQVFSEAELATLRKLDHYLTIEC, from the coding sequence ATGATTGAAGAACAAGTGGTGATCTTTCGAATTCAAGAGGAAGAATATGCAATTCCGATGGATGCTATTAAGGGTATTCTCACGCCATGCGAAATCATTACTACTCCTGATGCACCAGATTATCTGGAAGGCATAATCAGAAAAGATGGGCAGATTATCCCGGTTATTCGATTGTCAGCTAAATTTGGTTTAGTAGGTCATAAGCCAGAAGTATGCCACGTGATTTTAGCTCAAATAGGATCACAGGAAATTGGTATTGCTGCAGATGGAATTATTGAAAATTTTTGTCTGTCAGCTACCTGCCTGGATGCTTCAACAAGAGGACGCAGCTACTTGGGTTCCTGCATCAGGGGGCTTGGTGAAATTGGCAATGGAAATCGCGTTATTATTTTGCTAGATATTGCCCAAGTTTTTTCTGAAGCTGAATTAGCCACTTTGAGAAAGCTTGATCATTATCTAACGATTGAGTGTTAA
- a CDS encoding mannose-1-phosphate guanylyltransferase, whose product MKALILAAGKGTRLRPITDYIPKPMVPLYGKPLLEWILLDLISYGIGEYVIATSYLAEQIENYFGDGSRWGIHIEYSRGKTPAGKAGEIWRARKSLEGESEFFVVPGDTICHLDYHELLQFHRQHGGMVSVALSTQYRLEVGIAEIDNNSRITQFLEKTHLGRPVSTGTYLLDQAIFPYIEKFKPDCHEVDLPGDVFPVLLQNKVPIYGYVQDYEWWDIGKVNDYEVMANMPMQQAAEVLDWHNHSVNTLFH is encoded by the coding sequence ATGAAAGCGCTAATTTTGGCAGCTGGTAAAGGCACAAGGCTGCGCCCAATCACTGACTATATTCCCAAGCCAATGGTACCGCTTTATGGCAAGCCGCTGTTGGAGTGGATTTTGTTGGACTTAATTTCATATGGGATTGGAGAATATGTCATTGCCACTAGCTATTTAGCTGAGCAAATAGAAAATTATTTTGGTGATGGCAGCCGCTGGGGCATTCATATTGAGTACAGTCGTGGGAAAACCCCAGCAGGCAAAGCTGGTGAGATTTGGCGTGCCCGTAAAAGTCTTGAGGGAGAAAGCGAGTTCTTTGTTGTACCTGGTGATACCATTTGTCATTTGGATTATCATGAGCTGCTGCAGTTTCACCGGCAGCATGGCGGTATGGTTTCTGTGGCATTATCGACTCAGTACCGTCTTGAGGTGGGAATTGCGGAGATCGATAACAATAGTCGAATCACGCAGTTCCTGGAAAAAACTCATTTAGGCCGACCTGTTAGTACGGGAACTTATTTATTAGATCAAGCAATCTTCCCCTATATCGAGAAGTTTAAGCCAGATTGTCATGAGGTTGATTTGCCTGGGGATGTTTTTCCGGTTTTACTGCAAAATAAGGTGCCGATTTATGGTTATGTGCAGGATTACGAATGGTGGGATATTGGCAAAGTGAACGATTATGAAGTAATGGCCAATATGCCGAT
- a CDS encoding glycosyl transferase family 1, whose translation MVAIAKELQRRGHDIRFLAAAKLIPIIKNFGIEVIEVGNMPQLEVYSQGRESLNREQIAGKMQVMMAQIMKIETEAAEKEQPELILSGTLSGAQAARSLEIPSIMVFLQPHGPKTLQLFSKRIPDSSDQEGELIKNKMLNLIAAADLMVVEGMPEIDGGINIGSLGDAVVSITEKIRFSGPLLTEYPDLLPARETLKQTHIGSTQQAMAYITIGGGSSLIGEGFLKIVLDALKLLPDVIGVIATGIAISPDAIKAYMPPDNAIIKGFVSGTEMIKASDVTVFHGGSSTLMTCIACGTPAVVVPSMGEQEDNGAVLSQHGAGIVLDKQTLTSAGLAEAIKTIIGCPSYRIQAQRLKELGEKYGGAKAAADWAEELVRRRRI comes from the coding sequence GTGGTAGCTATCGCCAAGGAACTTCAACGCCGTGGTCATGATATTCGTTTTCTTGCGGCAGCGAAACTAATTCCTATTATTAAGAATTTTGGTATTGAGGTCATCGAAGTCGGCAATATGCCGCAGCTGGAGGTTTATTCTCAGGGGAGAGAGAGTCTGAATCGAGAGCAGATTGCAGGGAAGATGCAAGTAATGATGGCACAGATTATGAAGATTGAAACCGAAGCAGCCGAGAAAGAGCAGCCTGAGCTCATTCTGAGTGGCACTCTCAGCGGTGCTCAAGCAGCTCGCAGTTTGGAAATCCCTTCTATTATGGTATTTCTGCAGCCACATGGACCTAAAACGCTACAGTTATTCTCAAAGCGAATTCCGGACAGCAGTGACCAAGAGGGCGAATTAATTAAAAACAAAATGCTTAACCTGATTGCAGCAGCAGATCTTATGGTTGTGGAGGGCATGCCGGAGATCGATGGCGGAATTAATATTGGCAGCTTAGGCGATGCGGTTGTCTCTATCACAGAGAAAATTCGTTTTTCGGGTCCGCTGTTGACCGAGTATCCCGATTTGCTGCCAGCAAGAGAAACGTTGAAGCAAACTCATATCGGCAGCACTCAACAAGCTATGGCCTATATCACTATTGGCGGCGGCTCTTCTCTGATTGGTGAAGGCTTTCTAAAAATTGTCTTGGACGCGCTTAAGTTACTGCCTGATGTCATCGGAGTGATTGCGACTGGAATTGCTATTTCTCCTGATGCCATCAAAGCGTATATGCCGCCTGATAATGCCATTATCAAAGGGTTTGTTTCTGGAACTGAGATGATCAAAGCTAGTGATGTGACTGTTTTTCATGGCGGTTCATCGACTTTGATGACTTGCATTGCTTGCGGCACACCAGCGGTAGTGGTGCCATCCATGGGTGAACAGGAAGATAACGGGGCAGTTTTGTCACAGCATGGTGCCGGCATTGTTCTTGATAAGCAGACTTTGACATCAGCTGGGTTAGCAGAAGCAATAAAAACCATTATTGGGTGTCCAAGTTATCGAATCCAAGCACAAAGACTCAAGGAGTTAGGTGAAAAATATGGAGGCGCAAAAGCAGCAGCCGATTGGGCTGAAGAACTTGTAAGGAGGAGGCGGATATGA